The Pseudodesulfovibrio sp. zrk46 genome contains a region encoding:
- a CDS encoding DnaJ C-terminal domain-containing protein, protein MEYKDYYKLLGVSRSASKDEIAKAFKKLARKYHPDLNPNNKAAEAKFKEINEAYEVLKDEKKRKLYDQFGSNWEHGQNFQPPPGYEHMNFGGGGGFQQGGFSDFFETIFGGAGGAGFRGGFQQGGFGGAGGFGGAGGYQQRPRRGSDSEATYELTLDEAFRGGSKSITLQEQVTGPEGIPRMTTKTLEVNVPPGIKDGQKIRLAGQGNPGMSGGSKGDLYLKIRLMPHPMFKVNDTDVILDLNLAPWEAALGTTTRIPTLDGAVEMKIPPGIGSGKKLRIKGKGLGSGAKRGDQYVRIMVQAPNPTTDKERELWEELQSVSNFKPREF, encoded by the coding sequence ATGGAATACAAAGACTACTACAAACTGCTCGGTGTATCGCGCTCCGCTTCTAAAGACGAGATTGCCAAGGCGTTTAAGAAGCTGGCTCGCAAGTACCATCCTGACCTCAATCCTAACAACAAGGCTGCCGAGGCCAAGTTTAAGGAAATTAACGAGGCATACGAAGTTCTCAAGGACGAGAAGAAGCGTAAGCTCTATGACCAGTTCGGCTCCAACTGGGAGCACGGTCAGAATTTCCAGCCCCCGCCAGGCTATGAGCATATGAATTTTGGTGGCGGTGGCGGTTTCCAGCAAGGCGGCTTTTCAGACTTTTTTGAAACCATCTTCGGCGGCGCAGGTGGCGCGGGATTTCGTGGTGGCTTTCAGCAGGGCGGTTTCGGAGGAGCTGGCGGATTTGGCGGTGCAGGTGGCTACCAGCAGCGTCCACGACGCGGTTCCGATTCCGAGGCTACTTATGAGTTGACTCTTGATGAAGCCTTCCGCGGAGGTTCCAAGTCTATCACGTTGCAGGAACAGGTTACTGGCCCTGAAGGTATCCCCCGTATGACTACCAAAACTTTGGAGGTTAATGTTCCTCCGGGTATCAAGGATGGTCAGAAGATCAGGCTTGCTGGTCAGGGAAATCCCGGAATGTCTGGTGGAAGCAAGGGGGATCTCTATCTGAAGATCAGGCTCATGCCGCACCCCATGTTCAAAGTGAACGACACCGATGTTATCCTCGACCTCAATCTTGCGCCTTGGGAAGCTGCGCTGGGTACGACCACGCGTATACCCACCCTGGATGGGGCTGTGGAGATGAAGATTCCTCCTGGCATTGGTTCAGGTAAAAAGCTGCGCATCAAGGGCAAGGGACTTGGCTCCGGCGCCAAGCGTGGAGATCAGTACGTGCGCATCATGGTCCAGGCTCCCAATCCTACGACCGACAAGGAACGGGAACTCTGGGAGGAGTTGCAGAGCGTATCCAATTTCAAGCCGAGGGAGTTTTAG
- a CDS encoding chaperone modulator CbpM translates to MTTKRLREVMMQLPGLNLPEPSEYVAWTQLVELTAIQPGEVAELIELGWISPQKTSAEEYLFRLRDVYRIHKLMRLVNDLDMSFNSGSIVVDLLERVEELEKEVEELKRLV, encoded by the coding sequence ATGACGACCAAGCGACTCAGAGAAGTGATGATGCAGTTGCCCGGCCTGAATCTGCCGGAGCCCTCGGAATATGTTGCCTGGACGCAACTGGTGGAACTGACCGCTATTCAGCCCGGCGAAGTGGCAGAGTTGATTGAGCTCGGCTGGATCAGCCCCCAGAAAACCAGCGCTGAGGAGTATCTTTTCCGGTTGCGGGACGTTTACCGCATCCACAAACTCATGCGACTGGTCAATGACCTCGACATGTCGTTTAACAGTGGTTCCATTGTGGTGGACCTTCTGGAACGTGTCGAGGAGCTTGAGAAGGAAGTCGAGGAATTGAAAAGACTTGTCTAG
- a CDS encoding PHP domain-containing protein → MLIDLHVHSDVSRCSVLSVDDILDNARSFGLDGVCITDHDTTGILSQIREGFQSDGLLVLVGMEYTTPQGDYLVHGPVESLKPGMDAHLLMTTVSEMGGVVIAAHPFRGWRPSDTSVITPRSCVAVEVENGRNTLFENTQAHVFSREQSMLGVAGSDAHRLDELARFPTNFTTPIASREDLVAALKAGKFELLPEYHLLETAS, encoded by the coding sequence GCTTATCGATTTGCACGTTCATTCCGACGTTTCCCGATGCAGTGTGCTCTCCGTAGATGACATCCTGGATAATGCTCGCTCATTCGGGTTGGACGGTGTTTGCATTACCGATCACGACACCACCGGTATTTTGTCACAAATTCGCGAAGGTTTCCAGTCTGACGGACTGCTTGTTCTCGTAGGAATGGAATATACGACTCCTCAAGGCGACTATCTTGTCCATGGCCCGGTTGAATCTCTAAAACCGGGTATGGACGCACACCTGCTCATGACAACTGTCAGTGAAATGGGCGGAGTCGTGATAGCTGCCCACCCATTTCGAGGTTGGAGACCGTCTGACACCTCGGTCATCACGCCACGTTCCTGTGTGGCAGTGGAGGTTGAGAACGGCCGAAACACTCTCTTTGAGAATACGCAGGCACATGTTTTTTCCCGTGAACAATCCATGCTCGGTGTCGCTGGGTCGGATGCGCATCGTCTGGATGAGTTGGCGCGGTTCCCCACCAATTTCACGACGCCTATTGCAAGTCGCGAAGATCTCGTGGCGGCACTCAAAGCCGGTAAATTCGAATTGCTGCCTGAATACCATTTATTGGAAACAGCTTCCTGA
- a CDS encoding BON domain-containing protein produces the protein MKLSQRKISCLLILCLSFTCIAWTPWGAIYESARDERSVGQQADDKRISLDIKGKMANKDKGKALQIHSYCFVGHVFLVGAINDKSFRNFAVKTAKSIEGVKKVTTHFVKESDTTQDDLKVAAKVRAALIAEGDLSATQIETETLNGEVVMVGMVRSKADAKLAVKIAKGVEGVRKVTSYLIPPK, from the coding sequence ATGAAACTCTCACAACGAAAAATCTCCTGCTTGTTAATCCTCTGCCTCTCTTTCACCTGTATAGCATGGACGCCATGGGGCGCCATCTACGAATCCGCCAGAGATGAGCGCAGTGTTGGCCAGCAGGCTGATGACAAACGTATCTCACTGGACATCAAAGGCAAAATGGCAAACAAGGATAAAGGCAAAGCTCTCCAGATTCACTCATACTGCTTTGTAGGCCACGTCTTCTTGGTAGGGGCGATAAATGACAAATCATTCCGCAACTTCGCAGTTAAAACTGCCAAGTCTATTGAAGGAGTGAAAAAAGTCACTACTCATTTCGTAAAAGAAAGCGACACCACACAGGACGACCTGAAAGTTGCGGCCAAGGTACGCGCAGCACTCATTGCCGAAGGCGACTTAAGCGCAACTCAAATTGAAACTGAGACTTTGAACGGTGAAGTTGTGATGGTTGGAATGGTACGAAGCAAGGCCGACGCAAAACTCGCAGTCAAGATTGCCAAGGGCGTCGAGGGTGTCAGAAAGGTCACATCCTACTTGATACCACCCAAGTAA